In the genome of Halococcus agarilyticus, one region contains:
- a CDS encoding NUDIX hydrolase — translation METTRHLTSTVYVVNDGATVLHAHSRLGITIPPGGHVDRDELPHEAGLREVHEETGLDPDLVADAPDIDAPGGRALPQPQYQMLYDVDVHPDGRVAHQHIDLVYFARADRRRIEPAGDDELGPAAWEWYTPDELRTSDLDADTVRIGCEAIAAVENGF, via the coding sequence ATGGAAACGACCCGCCACCTTACGTCGACGGTGTACGTCGTCAACGACGGCGCGACCGTGCTCCACGCGCACTCACGACTCGGCATCACGATCCCGCCAGGCGGCCACGTCGACCGCGACGAACTCCCCCACGAGGCCGGGCTCCGCGAAGTCCACGAGGAAACCGGCCTCGACCCCGATCTCGTCGCCGACGCGCCGGACATCGACGCGCCTGGCGGCCGGGCGCTGCCACAGCCCCAGTATCAGATGCTCTACGATGTCGACGTCCACCCGGATGGTCGGGTCGCCCACCAGCACATCGATCTCGTCTACTTCGCCCGCGCCGATCGCCGCAGGATCGAGCCCGCTGGCGACGACGAACTCGGGCCGGCCGCGTGGGAGTGGTACACGCCCGACGAACTCCGGACGAGCGATCTCGACGCCGATACGGTGCGGATCGGGTGTGAAGCCATCGCTGCTGTCGAGAACGGTTTCTGA